From one Streptomyces sp. Q6 genomic stretch:
- a CDS encoding amidase has translation MRTVDRRSFLGLAAAAGAAISLGGRSTPAAATVGTDRRPSSHAGVAGSPDPTVWREYGDPLVPATVHGSLSGLSVAVKDLFAIAGHRVGAGNPAWLAESSPQRVTATAVTALLAAGADIAGIARTDEFAYSLAGTNAHYGTPPNPAAPDRISGGSTSGPASAVALGLADIGLGTDTGGSIRIPSSYQGLYGIRPSHGAVSTAGLLPLAPSFDTVGWIARDARTLRAAGRVLLPRRPHGPAPSGVVLAQEILDVASPEVAASVRAAVADWRAADLPRIRTLRFDTAVLPGWVRAFQTKQGVEAWRRWGPWVSRHRDSLNPDVRSRFETASTYTSDDLAAAEAVLREARARVDDLLGDQILILPSASSVAPTRAEAALGGPVIEQTRAQTFRLTCLAGLSGRCAVSIPVRSRTAPVGLCLVGPRGSDRHLLDLAVRAAAEVGVTSSPR, from the coding sequence GTGCGGACAGTGGATCGGCGGTCGTTCCTGGGACTCGCGGCGGCGGCCGGAGCGGCAATCTCTCTCGGCGGACGGTCGACGCCGGCCGCCGCGACGGTGGGAACGGACAGGCGTCCGTCGTCGCACGCCGGCGTCGCCGGGTCTCCCGATCCGACGGTGTGGCGGGAGTACGGCGACCCGCTGGTGCCCGCGACCGTGCACGGTTCGCTGTCCGGGCTGAGCGTGGCCGTCAAGGACCTCTTCGCGATCGCGGGGCACCGGGTGGGCGCGGGCAACCCGGCCTGGCTCGCGGAGAGTTCGCCGCAGCGCGTGACCGCCACCGCGGTCACGGCCCTGCTCGCGGCGGGCGCCGACATCGCCGGGATCGCCCGCACCGACGAGTTCGCGTACAGCCTGGCCGGCACCAACGCCCACTACGGCACGCCGCCCAACCCGGCCGCTCCCGACCGCATCTCGGGCGGCTCGACCTCCGGGCCCGCCAGCGCGGTCGCCCTCGGCCTGGCGGACATCGGGCTCGGCACCGACACCGGCGGATCGATCCGCATCCCCTCCTCCTACCAGGGCCTGTACGGCATCCGGCCGAGCCATGGGGCGGTCTCCACGGCCGGGCTGCTGCCGCTCGCGCCCTCCTTCGACACGGTCGGCTGGATCGCCCGCGACGCCCGCACCCTGCGTGCCGCCGGGCGTGTGCTGCTGCCCCGCCGACCTCACGGTCCCGCGCCGTCCGGTGTCGTACTCGCCCAGGAGATCCTCGATGTGGCCTCTCCCGAGGTGGCCGCTTCGGTGCGGGCGGCGGTGGCCGACTGGCGGGCGGCGGATCTGCCGCGCATCCGGACGCTGCGGTTCGACACGGCTGTGCTGCCCGGCTGGGTGCGCGCGTTCCAGACCAAGCAGGGGGTGGAGGCCTGGCGCCGGTGGGGGCCCTGGGTCTCCCGGCACCGGGACTCCCTCAACCCGGACGTCCGCTCCCGGTTCGAGACCGCGTCGACGTACACGTCCGACGATCTGGCGGCGGCCGAAGCCGTCCTGCGCGAGGCCCGCGCCCGCGTCGACGACCTGCTCGGCGATCAGATCCTGATCCTGCCCTCGGCGTCCTCGGTGGCCCCCACCCGCGCCGAGGCGGCGCTCGGCGGTCCGGTCATCGAACAGACCAGGGCCCAGACCTTCCGGCTCACCTGCCTCGCCGGCCTGTCCGGCCGCTGCGCCGTCAGCATCCCCGTCCGCAGCCGCACCGCCCCGGTGGGCCTGTGCCTGGTGGGCCCGCGCGGCAGCGACCGGCACCTGCTGGATCTCGCGGTCCGTGCGGCCGCCGAGGTGGGCGTCACCTCTTCGCCGCGCTGA
- a CDS encoding glycoside hydrolase family 75 protein, whose product MHSRKLTLAAVCGAALLAPAALLPTTANAEDPLRPAAAPAAREGGVRAADLLAAVSGCREITHGRYRTDDGARATVPVCATRGAVHWKADLDVDCDGRRGRYCNRRTDPLFLATTAYQQSDGRHLSAERLPYIVVPGSSRRWNPYRSGVRGGTVGAIVYRGKVLYAVVGDTGPTDLIGEASYAAARALGIDPDPIRGGAGNEVTYILFPGTTARPIESHAAAVTAGEAAARKLVRAR is encoded by the coding sequence GTGCACTCTCGCAAACTCACCCTCGCCGCCGTCTGCGGCGCGGCCCTCCTCGCCCCCGCCGCCCTGCTCCCGACGACCGCGAACGCCGAGGACCCGCTCCGGCCCGCCGCCGCTCCCGCCGCACGGGAAGGCGGCGTCCGGGCCGCCGACCTGCTCGCGGCCGTCAGCGGCTGCCGCGAGATCACCCACGGCCGCTACCGCACCGACGACGGTGCCCGCGCCACCGTCCCGGTGTGCGCCACGCGGGGCGCCGTGCACTGGAAGGCCGACCTGGACGTCGACTGCGACGGCCGCCGCGGTCGCTACTGCAACCGCCGCACCGACCCGCTGTTCCTCGCCACGACGGCCTACCAGCAGTCCGACGGACGGCACTTGAGCGCCGAGAGACTGCCGTACATCGTCGTGCCCGGATCCAGCCGCCGGTGGAACCCGTACCGCTCGGGCGTGCGTGGCGGGACCGTCGGCGCGATCGTCTACCGCGGCAAGGTCCTGTACGCCGTCGTCGGCGACACGGGCCCGACCGACCTCATCGGCGAGGCCTCTTACGCCGCCGCCCGCGCCCTCGGCATCGACCCGGACCCGATCCGTGGCGGCGCCGGGAACGAGGTGACGTACATCCTCTTCCCCGGCACGACCGCCCGCCCCATCGAGAGCCACGCCGCGGCCGTGACCGCCGGGGAGGCGGCGGCCCGCAAGCTCGTACGGGCCCGCTGA
- a CDS encoding fibronectin type III domain-containing protein, with product MRRVPPRTLLPRAACTAALALTLTACGLLPGGDDAADGPPLSAPVGVTAQAGSATSVHVMWNRPTGSAPVTGYEVYRGPVRVEVLPADRHMVDVTGLRPKSRYVFTVRARGTDGDLGPAGRGVTVTTPAAVAKDRSAPTRPARLRGRADGGRAVSLSWGGSSDDRGVVSYDIYQGTTKIHSVTGKETRALLTGLRPGTAYSFTVRARDAADHVSPASATVRLTTAGAKDKDGERGTAPGDFRVTARRSDEDGAYYLDLTWTAPRTGGEVPAYQVYVDGRQATTVMWGESAPEGAAKYSFYIGKDAGARHRVKIRAQLPDGTWGAFSPERAVTTRAKDR from the coding sequence GTGCGACGCGTCCCCCCACGCACTCTGCTCCCCCGCGCGGCCTGCACCGCCGCGCTCGCGCTGACACTCACCGCGTGCGGCCTGTTGCCCGGCGGCGACGACGCGGCCGACGGACCCCCGCTGTCCGCCCCGGTCGGTGTGACGGCGCAGGCCGGCAGCGCCACGTCCGTGCACGTGATGTGGAACCGGCCGACGGGCAGCGCGCCGGTCACCGGGTACGAGGTGTACCGGGGCCCGGTCCGCGTCGAGGTGCTCCCCGCCGACCGGCACATGGTGGACGTCACCGGGCTGCGCCCGAAGTCCCGTTACGTCTTCACGGTCCGCGCCCGCGGGACGGACGGCGACCTGGGCCCGGCGGGACGCGGTGTCACGGTCACCACCCCCGCGGCGGTCGCGAAGGACCGCTCGGCGCCGACCCGGCCCGCCCGGCTGCGTGGCCGGGCGGACGGCGGGCGGGCCGTGTCGCTGTCCTGGGGCGGGTCGTCGGACGACCGGGGCGTGGTCTCGTACGACATCTACCAGGGCACCACGAAGATCCACAGCGTGACGGGGAAGGAGACCCGGGCCCTGCTGACCGGGCTGCGGCCCGGCACCGCGTACTCCTTCACCGTGCGGGCGCGCGACGCCGCCGACCACGTCTCACCGGCGAGCGCCACCGTGCGGCTCACGACGGCGGGGGCGAAGGACAAGGACGGCGAACGCGGCACGGCGCCCGGCGACTTCCGCGTGACGGCCCGGCGCTCGGACGAGGACGGCGCGTACTACCTCGACCTGACCTGGACGGCGCCGCGCACCGGCGGCGAGGTCCCCGCCTACCAGGTCTACGTCGACGGGCGGCAGGCGACGACCGTCATGTGGGGCGAGAGCGCCCCCGAGGGCGCGGCGAAGTACAGCTTCTACATCGGGAAGGACGCGGGGGCCCGCCACCGGGTGAAGATCCGCGCGCAGCTTCCTGACGGGACGTGGGGCGCGTTCTCCCCGGAGCGCGCGGTGACCACGCGGGCGAAGGACAGGTGA
- a CDS encoding Gfo/Idh/MocA family oxidoreductase has translation MSSGPVGVAVVGAGVISAEYLRTLAAFPDVRVVAVADLDIARAEAAARAHGVPVAGDLATVLALPEVELVVNLTVPAAHVAVAREALRAGRHVYGEKPLALLPGEAEKLLAEAAERGLLVGCAPDTFLGAGLQSALRAVAAGHIGAPVAASTAVCGLGPERWHPDPAFFYQPGAGPLFDLGPYYLTALVALFGGVERVAASARRARAERVAGAGPAAGRVFPVDVPTHVSALLDFASGPTATSVFSWDAARPHLHFEVVGTEATLSVPDPNRFDGSLRLRPNGAADWAELPVAGRADGRGLGVVDLARSIRTGTAPRASGALALHVLETMTAVTDSARRGAFTGPPTPFVPPAPLPVAWDPTEATLG, from the coding sequence GTGAGTTCAGGTCCGGTGGGGGTCGCCGTCGTCGGGGCGGGTGTGATCAGCGCGGAGTATCTGCGCACGCTGGCGGCGTTCCCCGACGTACGGGTCGTGGCGGTCGCCGATCTGGACATCGCCCGCGCCGAGGCGGCGGCCCGCGCCCACGGGGTGCCGGTCGCCGGGGACCTCGCGACGGTCCTGGCGCTGCCGGAGGTCGAGCTCGTCGTGAACCTGACCGTGCCGGCGGCGCACGTGGCCGTGGCCCGGGAGGCGCTGCGCGCGGGCAGGCACGTGTACGGGGAGAAGCCGCTGGCGCTGCTGCCGGGCGAGGCGGAGAAGCTCCTCGCCGAGGCGGCCGAGCGGGGGCTGCTGGTGGGGTGCGCGCCCGACACGTTCCTCGGGGCGGGGCTCCAGTCGGCGCTGCGGGCCGTCGCCGCGGGGCACATCGGTGCGCCGGTCGCGGCGTCGACGGCGGTGTGCGGGCTCGGGCCCGAACGCTGGCATCCCGACCCGGCGTTCTTCTACCAGCCGGGCGCGGGCCCGCTGTTCGATCTCGGCCCGTACTACCTGACGGCGCTGGTGGCGCTGTTCGGCGGTGTCGAGCGGGTCGCGGCGTCGGCCCGGCGGGCGCGCGCGGAGCGGGTGGCCGGGGCGGGGCCCGCGGCCGGCCGGGTGTTCCCCGTCGACGTGCCCACGCATGTGTCGGCGCTGCTCGACTTCGCGTCGGGGCCGACCGCGACGTCCGTCTTCAGCTGGGACGCGGCACGGCCGCATCTGCACTTCGAGGTCGTCGGCACGGAGGCCACGCTGTCGGTGCCCGACCCGAACCGGTTCGACGGGTCGCTGCGGCTGCGGCCCAACGGCGCGGCGGACTGGGCCGAACTTCCCGTCGCGGGGCGCGCGGACGGTCGCGGGCTCGGGGTCGTCGACCTGGCGCGGTCGATCCGTACGGGGACGGCGCCGCGGGCCTCGGGCGCGCTGGCGCTGCACGTCCTGGAGACGATGACGGCGGTGACGGACTCGGCCCGGCGCGGCGCGTTCACGGGGCCGCCCACGCCGTTCGTGCCGCCCGCGCCGCTGCCGGTGGCGTGGGATCCGACGGAGGCGACGCTCGGCTAG
- a CDS encoding transposase family protein, which translates to MAGVLRAERVWVETFTGLSMEQFGRLLRVVRDRGGNGTLRGRPWCLPLAERVLIVAVYYRTNLTMRQLGPLFGTSSSTVCRVIQKLGPLLALEPVARPADAADRLWIVDGTLIPVRDRHVGSSSRNYRFSANVQVIVDADTRLVIAAARPVPGTTADAHAWRASGLAQHCQGVTMLADGAYLNCGMVTPHRKRPRRELLAGEEADNAAHRTVRARVEHVIGRMKNYKILRDCRQHGDGLHHAVQAVAQMHNLALAS; encoded by the coding sequence ATGGCTGGGGTGTTGAGGGCTGAACGGGTGTGGGTGGAGACGTTCACGGGGCTGTCGATGGAGCAGTTCGGGCGGCTGCTGAGGGTGGTCCGTGACCGAGGCGGCAACGGCACGCTGCGGGGCCGTCCGTGGTGTCTGCCGCTGGCCGAACGGGTCTTGATCGTGGCCGTGTACTACCGCACCAACCTGACCATGCGGCAGCTCGGGCCGCTGTTCGGGACCTCTTCCTCGACCGTGTGCCGGGTGATCCAGAAGCTCGGCCCGCTGCTCGCGCTGGAGCCGGTGGCCCGTCCGGCCGACGCGGCGGACCGGTTGTGGATCGTGGACGGCACCCTCATCCCGGTCCGCGACCGGCACGTCGGCTCCTCCTCACGCAACTACCGGTTCTCCGCAAACGTGCAGGTCATTGTGGATGCCGACACCCGTCTCGTGATCGCCGCGGCCCGGCCGGTGCCGGGCACCACCGCGGACGCGCACGCCTGGCGGGCCTCCGGCCTGGCCCAGCACTGCCAGGGCGTGACCATGCTGGCCGACGGCGCCTACCTCAACTGCGGGATGGTCACCCCGCACCGCAAACGCCCCCGACGCGAGCTGCTGGCGGGCGAGGAGGCCGACAACGCCGCCCATCGCACGGTGCGGGCCCGGGTGGAGCATGTGATCGGCCGGATGAAGAACTACAAGATCCTCCGCGACTGCCGGCAGCACGGCGACGGCCTTCACCACGCCGTCCAAGCCGTCGCCCAGATGCACAACCTCGCCCTCGCCTCATGA
- a CDS encoding transposase family protein, protein MVGNSTRAVIIGNRRITGLTAGVIAELVEEIGPLWHERHQARLAARPRQRAVGAGAKYRLVFVDRLLATLVHLRHGVTHDVLACWFGADRSTVTRAIGEVRPLLAERGCTVSPDVRLRSLAEVVDHLGASGATGIVDGTEIRVRRPAAGRKDRDKFISGKNKQNAVKSMVVTDGEGRVLWCSPARPASCADITHARQLGLVNLLADGPAVEILADAGYQGLGAQTGGRVVTPPHRKFKKNAPDWYEEMHERQRKAHSSRRIRVEHGIAHLKNWRALARHLGRREHMSDTVQAIAGLLSHQQTADLNPTWQM, encoded by the coding sequence GTGGTGGGGAACTCGACGCGCGCGGTGATCATCGGCAATCGGCGGATCACGGGGCTGACTGCCGGAGTGATTGCTGAACTCGTCGAGGAGATCGGACCGTTGTGGCATGAGCGTCATCAGGCGAGGCTTGCCGCTCGCCCGCGGCAGAGGGCTGTGGGCGCAGGCGCGAAGTACCGGCTGGTGTTCGTCGACCGGCTGCTGGCCACGCTGGTCCATCTTCGTCACGGGGTCACCCATGATGTGCTGGCCTGCTGGTTCGGAGCGGACCGTTCCACCGTCACCCGGGCCATCGGTGAGGTGCGGCCCCTGCTCGCCGAGCGGGGCTGCACCGTCAGCCCCGACGTGCGGCTGCGGTCTCTCGCTGAGGTTGTCGACCATCTCGGCGCGAGCGGGGCGACCGGCATCGTCGACGGCACCGAGATCCGGGTCCGCCGGCCCGCTGCCGGACGCAAGGACCGCGACAAGTTCATCTCCGGCAAGAACAAGCAGAACGCCGTCAAGTCCATGGTGGTCACGGACGGCGAAGGCCGCGTGCTGTGGTGCAGCCCGGCCCGTCCCGCAAGCTGCGCGGACATCACCCATGCCCGCCAGTTAGGGCTGGTCAACCTCTTGGCCGACGGGCCTGCAGTCGAGATCCTGGCTGATGCCGGCTACCAGGGACTGGGCGCCCAGACCGGTGGCCGGGTGGTGACACCACCGCACCGCAAGTTCAAGAAGAACGCCCCGGACTGGTACGAAGAGATGCACGAGCGCCAGCGCAAGGCGCACTCATCACGACGTATCCGTGTCGAGCACGGCATCGCCCATCTGAAGAACTGGCGGGCCCTGGCCCGCCACCTCGGCCGCCGCGAGCACATGAGCGACACCGTCCAAGCCATCGCCGGCCTGCTGTCCCACCAGCAGACCGCGGACCTGAACCCGACATGGCAGATGTGA
- a CDS encoding PadR family transcriptional regulator encodes MSLPHAILTALLEKPSSGLELTRRFDRSIGYFWSATHQQIYRELGRLERDGLIRALPGQAPARGQKKSYEVLPQGRAELARWTAAPQDPKALRDPLLLRLRSAAVVGTDGLRDDLHRHLDLHRRQLATYREIDARDFPPEKDAMADRLQHAVLRAGIDLETFWVHWLERTLADLDLDDPPAP; translated from the coding sequence ATGTCACTCCCGCACGCGATCCTCACGGCCCTCCTGGAGAAGCCGTCGTCGGGCCTCGAACTGACCCGCAGGTTCGACCGGTCCATCGGCTACTTCTGGTCGGCGACGCACCAGCAGATCTACCGGGAGCTGGGCCGACTGGAGCGCGACGGCCTCATCCGCGCACTCCCCGGCCAGGCACCGGCCCGCGGCCAGAAGAAGAGTTACGAGGTCCTGCCGCAGGGCCGCGCCGAACTGGCCCGCTGGACGGCCGCGCCGCAGGACCCCAAGGCGCTGCGCGACCCCCTGCTGCTGCGGCTGCGCTCCGCCGCCGTCGTCGGCACGGACGGCCTCAGGGACGATCTGCACCGCCATCTCGACCTGCACCGGCGGCAGTTGGCGACCTACCGTGAGATCGACGCACGGGACTTCCCGCCGGAGAAGGATGCCATGGCGGACCGCCTGCAACACGCGGTGCTGCGCGCGGGCATCGACCTGGAGACGTTCTGGGTGCACTGGCTCGAACGGACCCTGGCCGACCTCGACCTCGACGACCCGCCGGCTCCCTAA
- a CDS encoding NADPH-dependent 2,4-dienoyl-CoA reductase, with product MSRYPHLLAPLDLGFTTLPNRVLMGSMHVGLEEAENGFARMAEFYATRARGGVGLMVTGGIAPNEAGRPWGGGAKLTTEAEAAQHREVTDAVHAAGGKIAMQILHFGRYAYHEDLVAPSPIQAPISPFPPHELTDAEVEQTVEDFARAAELAKSAGYDGVEIMGSEGYLINEFIVAATNHRTDRWGGSYENRVRFPLEIVRRVRERVGSDFILIYRLSMIDLIPGGSTLDEVVHLAKEIEAAGATIINTGIGWHEARIPTIATSVPRGAYTWVTKKVMGEVNIPLVTTNRINTPELAEELLADGAADMVSLARPMLADPDFVNKAADDRSDTINTCIGCNQACLDHTFSGKITSCLVNPRACHETELILAPTRLRKRVAVVGAGPAGLACAVSAAERGHDVTLFDAAAEIGGQLNVARKVPGKEEFDETLRYFRTQLELRDVRVELNTRVTAADLDAYDEVVVATGVSPRTPAIDGVDHPSVVGYLDVLRDGAPVGDRVAVIGAGGIGFDVAEYLTDGGEKASQDPATYFRLWGVDMDYADRGGLTTADRPAPPRQVHLVQRKTSKVGAGLGKTTGWIHRTELRHRGVTMIAGATYDRIDDAGLHITVDGERSLIPVDTVVLCAGQEPHRSLYDDLVTAGRTPHLIGGADIAAELDAKRAIKQGTEVAAAL from the coding sequence ATGAGCCGCTACCCGCACCTTCTCGCCCCGCTCGACCTGGGCTTCACCACCCTGCCCAACCGCGTCCTGATGGGCTCGATGCACGTGGGTCTGGAGGAGGCGGAGAACGGCTTCGCGCGCATGGCCGAGTTCTACGCGACCCGCGCCCGCGGCGGCGTCGGCCTCATGGTCACCGGCGGCATCGCCCCCAACGAGGCCGGACGCCCGTGGGGCGGCGGCGCCAAGCTCACCACCGAGGCGGAGGCCGCCCAGCACCGCGAGGTCACGGACGCCGTGCACGCGGCGGGCGGCAAGATCGCGATGCAGATCCTGCACTTCGGCCGGTACGCCTACCACGAGGACCTGGTCGCGCCGAGCCCGATCCAGGCGCCCATCAGCCCCTTCCCGCCGCACGAGCTGACCGACGCCGAGGTCGAGCAGACCGTCGAGGACTTCGCGCGCGCCGCCGAACTCGCCAAGTCGGCCGGGTACGACGGCGTCGAGATCATGGGCTCCGAGGGCTACCTCATCAACGAGTTCATCGTCGCCGCGACCAACCACCGCACCGACCGCTGGGGCGGCAGCTACGAGAACCGCGTCCGCTTCCCGCTGGAGATCGTGCGGCGGGTGCGCGAGCGCGTCGGCAGCGACTTCATCCTCATCTACCGCCTGTCGATGATCGACCTGATCCCCGGCGGCTCGACCCTCGACGAGGTCGTCCACCTCGCCAAGGAGATCGAGGCGGCCGGCGCCACCATCATCAACACCGGCATCGGCTGGCACGAGGCCCGCATCCCCACCATCGCGACCTCCGTGCCGCGTGGCGCGTACACCTGGGTCACCAAGAAGGTCATGGGCGAGGTGAACATCCCGCTCGTCACCACGAACCGCATCAACACCCCGGAGCTCGCCGAGGAGTTGCTCGCCGACGGCGCCGCCGACATGGTGTCCCTGGCCCGGCCGATGCTCGCCGACCCGGACTTCGTGAACAAGGCCGCGGACGACCGCTCCGACACCATCAACACCTGCATCGGCTGCAACCAGGCCTGCCTCGACCACACCTTCAGCGGCAAGATCACCTCCTGCCTGGTCAACCCGCGCGCCTGCCACGAGACCGAGCTGATCCTGGCCCCGACACGCCTGCGCAAGCGCGTCGCGGTCGTCGGCGCGGGCCCCGCCGGCCTCGCCTGCGCGGTCTCCGCCGCCGAGCGCGGCCACGACGTCACGCTCTTCGACGCCGCCGCCGAGATCGGCGGGCAGCTCAATGTCGCCCGCAAGGTCCCCGGCAAGGAGGAGTTCGACGAGACGCTGCGCTACTTCCGCACGCAGCTCGAACTGCGCGACGTCCGGGTCGAGTTGAACACCCGCGTCACGGCGGCCGACCTCGACGCGTACGACGAGGTGGTCGTCGCCACCGGTGTCAGCCCGCGCACCCCCGCCATCGACGGCGTCGACCACCCGAGCGTCGTCGGCTACCTCGACGTCCTGCGCGACGGCGCGCCCGTCGGCGACCGCGTCGCCGTCATCGGCGCCGGCGGCATCGGCTTCGACGTCGCCGAGTACCTCACCGACGGCGGCGAGAAGGCGAGCCAGGACCCGGCCACGTACTTCCGGCTCTGGGGCGTCGACATGGACTACGCCGACCGCGGCGGCCTCACCACGGCCGACCGGCCCGCCCCGCCGCGCCAGGTCCACCTCGTCCAGCGCAAGACCTCCAAGGTCGGCGCCGGGCTCGGCAAGACCACCGGCTGGATCCACCGCACCGAACTGCGCCACCGCGGCGTCACGATGATCGCGGGCGCCACCTACGACCGGATCGACGACGCGGGCCTGCACATCACCGTCGACGGCGAGCGGTCCCTCATCCCCGTCGACACCGTCGTCCTGTGCGCCGGCCAGGAACCGCACCGCTCGCTCTACGACGACCTCGTCACCGCCGGCCGCACCCCGCACCTGATCGGCGGCGCCGACATCGCCGCCGAGCTGGACGCGAAGCGCGCCATCAAGCAGGGCACCGAGGTCGCGGCGGCCCTCTGA
- a CDS encoding MarR family winged helix-turn-helix transcriptional regulator — protein MAEPDRPADRESAVDTIQRELTSFARRARATAARMHPELSLVSFTLLSHLDEQGGCRATDLAAHYALDKSTVSRQVSALERAGLVMRRVDPDDHRVQVLHPTAAGAEILAQVTVSRRQMFGERLADWSEDDLARFAVYLERYNESARAYDA, from the coding sequence GTGGCAGAGCCCGACCGTCCGGCCGATCGCGAGTCGGCCGTGGACACCATTCAGCGAGAACTGACGTCCTTCGCCCGCCGCGCCCGCGCGACGGCGGCGCGCATGCACCCCGAGCTGTCGCTCGTCTCGTTCACCCTGCTCAGCCATCTCGACGAACAGGGCGGCTGCCGCGCCACCGATCTCGCCGCGCACTACGCCCTGGACAAGTCCACGGTCAGCCGCCAGGTCTCCGCCCTGGAGCGGGCGGGCCTGGTCATGCGGCGGGTCGACCCGGACGACCACCGGGTCCAGGTGCTGCATCCCACAGCGGCCGGCGCGGAGATCCTCGCGCAGGTGACGGTCAGCCGCCGGCAGATGTTCGGCGAGCGCCTCGCCGACTGGTCCGAGGACGATCTCGCGCGGTTCGCCGTGTACCTGGAGCGGTACAACGAGAGCGCCCGCGCGTACGACGCCTAG
- the def gene encoding peptide deformylase, producing MPSTSLSDHVESLLARELPLPIVAAGDPVLRRPAEPVDGQLSDELLGRLVEAMRVTMHKAPGVGLAAPQIGVPLRLAVIEDAANVPEEVRTARGRVPQPFRVLVNPSYEDAGGSQVAFYEGCLSVPGYQAVVARHERVRLRALDERGRAVDEEVVGWPARIVQHETDHLNGTLYLDRAELRSLSHTLTQQAVERWAQPTPRLAARELGFTLPGTD from the coding sequence ATGCCCTCCACGTCACTGAGTGATCACGTCGAGTCCCTGCTCGCCCGGGAGCTGCCGCTGCCGATCGTCGCGGCCGGGGACCCGGTGCTGCGCCGGCCCGCCGAACCCGTCGACGGCCAGCTCTCCGACGAGCTGCTCGGCCGCCTCGTCGAGGCGATGCGCGTCACGATGCACAAGGCACCGGGGGTGGGCCTGGCGGCACCGCAGATCGGTGTGCCGCTGCGGCTCGCGGTGATCGAGGACGCGGCGAACGTCCCCGAGGAGGTGCGCACGGCCCGCGGGCGCGTCCCGCAGCCGTTCCGGGTCCTGGTGAATCCGTCGTACGAGGATGCGGGCGGCAGCCAAGTGGCCTTCTACGAGGGATGTTTGAGCGTCCCGGGCTATCAGGCCGTGGTCGCCCGGCACGAGCGGGTGCGGCTGCGCGCCCTCGACGAGCGAGGGCGCGCGGTCGACGAGGAGGTCGTCGGCTGGCCGGCCCGGATCGTGCAGCACGAGACGGACCACCTGAACGGCACGCTGTACCTGGACCGCGCCGAACTGCGGTCGCTGTCCCACACGTTGACGCAGCAGGCGGTGGAGCGCTGGGCACAGCCGACGCCCCGGCTGGCCGCGCGGGAACTGGGCTTCACGCTCCCCGGGACCGACTGA
- a CDS encoding VOC family protein: MPALPEGAPVWADAMFPDLEKAKSFYAELFGWSYDPGAEEYGNYTQAKTADGKHVAALSPQMPGMEGTPPAWNLYLATADVAAVAERIAGAGGTVMMEPMQVGDFGTMITAQDPAGTVFSVWQPGSHEGFEKVNEPGAYCWAEINTRNAAKTDAFFTSVFPYDAKKIADEHVDFHVWQLGGQPYLGRMKMTDDFPEHVPSYVNVYFVVEDCDAAVATVERLGGKLHFGPMDSPFGRFAAVGDSQGAAFSVIDVSAAQGEMPQMD; encoded by the coding sequence ATGCCCGCACTTCCCGAAGGCGCGCCCGTCTGGGCCGACGCCATGTTCCCCGACCTGGAGAAGGCCAAGTCCTTCTACGCCGAGCTGTTCGGCTGGTCCTACGACCCGGGCGCCGAGGAGTACGGCAACTACACGCAGGCGAAGACCGCGGACGGCAAGCACGTCGCCGCGCTGTCCCCGCAGATGCCCGGCATGGAGGGGACCCCGCCCGCCTGGAACCTCTACCTGGCCACCGCGGACGTCGCCGCCGTCGCCGAGCGGATCGCGGGCGCGGGCGGGACGGTGATGATGGAGCCGATGCAGGTCGGCGACTTCGGCACGATGATCACCGCCCAGGACCCGGCGGGAACCGTCTTCAGCGTCTGGCAGCCCGGCTCGCACGAGGGCTTCGAGAAGGTCAACGAGCCGGGCGCCTACTGCTGGGCCGAGATCAACACCAGGAACGCCGCGAAGACCGACGCGTTCTTCACGTCCGTCTTCCCCTACGACGCGAAGAAGATCGCCGACGAGCACGTCGACTTCCACGTCTGGCAGCTCGGCGGACAGCCGTACCTGGGCCGCATGAAGATGACGGACGACTTCCCCGAGCACGTGCCCTCGTACGTGAACGTGTACTTCGTCGTCGAGGACTGCGACGCGGCGGTCGCCACCGTCGAACGTCTCGGCGGCAAGCTGCACTTCGGGCCGATGGACAGCCCCTTCGGCCGGTTCGCCGCCGTCGGCGACTCACAGGGCGCCGCGTTCTCGGTCATCGACGTGTCCGCCGCCCAGGGCGAGATGCCGCAGATGGACTGA